A genomic region of Barnesiella viscericola DSM 18177 contains the following coding sequences:
- a CDS encoding electron transfer flavoprotein subunit beta/FixA family protein gives MSLKIVVLAKQVPDTRNVGKDAMKEDGTINRAALPAIFNPEDLNALEQALQLKEQNPGSTITLLTMGPPRAAEIIREGLFRGADGGIVLTDRAFAGADTLATSYALSCAVRKIKDYDIILGGRQAIDGDTAQVGPQVAEKLGIPQVTYAEQILKIENGKATVKRRLERGVETVVVPLPAVITVNGSADECRPRNAKLVQRYKYAKTPSEKQGLSEECLKLYEQRPALNLYEWSVNDVDADLSQVGLAGSPTKVKAVQNVVFQAKESKQLTAADNEIEDLVKELIANHTIG, from the coding sequence ATGAGTCTTAAAATCGTAGTATTGGCCAAACAAGTGCCCGATACCAGAAATGTGGGGAAAGATGCCATGAAAGAGGACGGGACCATCAACCGCGCCGCTCTGCCCGCTATCTTCAACCCCGAAGATTTGAATGCCTTGGAACAGGCTCTGCAACTGAAAGAACAGAATCCGGGTTCAACGATTACCCTGCTCACGATGGGTCCTCCCCGTGCGGCCGAGATTATCCGCGAAGGTCTCTTCCGCGGTGCCGACGGCGGTATTGTGCTCACCGACCGTGCTTTCGCCGGAGCCGATACGCTGGCTACCTCATACGCTCTCTCTTGCGCAGTGCGTAAAATCAAAGACTACGACATCATCTTGGGCGGCCGCCAGGCCATCGACGGTGATACGGCACAGGTAGGCCCCCAGGTGGCCGAGAAACTGGGTATCCCCCAAGTAACCTATGCCGAGCAGATACTCAAAATCGAGAACGGCAAAGCAACCGTGAAACGTCGCCTCGAACGGGGCGTAGAGACCGTTGTGGTACCTCTGCCCGCCGTGATTACCGTAAACGGTTCGGCCGACGAATGCCGTCCCCGCAACGCCAAACTCGTGCAACGTTACAAATACGCCAAGACGCCCAGCGAAAAACAAGGACTCAGCGAAGAGTGCCTCAAACTCTATGAGCAACGCCCGGCCCTGAACCTCTATGAATGGAGCGTAAACGACGTCGATGCCGACCTCTCGCAGGTAGGTCTCGCCGGCTCGCCCACCAAGGTGAAAGCCGTACAAAACGTGGTATTCCAAGCCAAAGAAAGCAAGCAGCTCACGGCAGCCGACAACGAAATCGAAGACCTCGTAAAAGAGTTGATCGCCAATCACACCATTGGTTAA
- a CDS encoding aldehyde dehydrogenase, with the protein MVSRNTAPGNTIFPTQRIWNNFKPHLPANCYLYHPITNNDDMTTHDYHHLVNQQKAFFNEHITREIPFRLCALDRLAEGIVTREKQLNEALHADMGKSPFESYVTEIGILLHEIRIAKNNLQSWARDRRRPTPLFLFGSKSRIHYEPYGCVLIIAPWNYPLQLALSPLVGAIAAGNCAIVKPSGEAPHTTQALQELIDECFEEEYIAMADGRRETTEELLQERFDYIFYTGGVEYGRHIMQAAARHLTPVTLELGGKSPCIVDDDAHLPTAARRIVWGKFINCGQTCVAPDYLLVHSRVESRLIELMRREIVRQFGEDPQHNPDYPRIVNERHFERLAALLSHGTPLCGGTCDPSDRYIAPTLLTDIDPQSPLLTDEIFGPILPVMPFDDIDDCVEYINQREKPLALYYFTRSRKRARYMIQHTSSGGACINDTVMQVANGHLPFGGIGNSGMGAYHGRTSFETFSHQRSVVTSNQRLYSDFRFPPYGNKLKWLKRILK; encoded by the coding sequence GTGGTATCCAGGAATACCGCCCCAGGAAATACGATTTTCCCTACTCAAAGAATTTGGAATAATTTTAAACCGCATCTGCCCGCGAATTGTTATCTTTATCACCCGATTACAAACAACGACGATATGACCACACACGACTATCACCACTTGGTAAATCAGCAGAAAGCATTCTTCAACGAACATATTACCCGCGAAATCCCCTTCCGGCTGTGTGCCCTCGACCGCCTGGCCGAAGGTATCGTGACCCGGGAGAAACAACTGAACGAAGCGTTACATGCCGACATGGGCAAGTCGCCCTTCGAGAGCTACGTGACCGAAATCGGAATCCTCCTGCACGAGATACGCATAGCCAAGAACAACCTGCAAAGCTGGGCCCGCGACCGCCGTCGCCCCACCCCGCTCTTCCTCTTCGGGAGCAAAAGCCGCATACACTACGAGCCCTACGGGTGTGTGCTCATCATCGCCCCCTGGAACTATCCGCTGCAACTGGCCCTGTCGCCATTGGTGGGAGCCATTGCGGCAGGCAACTGTGCCATCGTCAAACCCTCGGGCGAGGCACCTCACACCACACAGGCCTTGCAGGAACTCATCGACGAATGTTTCGAAGAGGAGTATATCGCCATGGCCGACGGTCGGCGCGAGACCACCGAGGAGCTGTTGCAGGAGCGGTTTGACTACATCTTCTACACCGGCGGTGTGGAGTACGGACGTCACATCATGCAGGCAGCCGCCCGACACCTCACCCCCGTCACCCTCGAACTGGGAGGCAAGAGTCCCTGCATCGTCGACGACGACGCCCATCTGCCCACGGCTGCCCGACGCATCGTCTGGGGCAAATTCATCAACTGCGGACAGACCTGCGTAGCGCCCGACTACCTGCTGGTGCACAGCCGGGTAGAGTCGCGCCTCATCGAGCTGATGCGTCGCGAAATCGTGCGACAATTTGGCGAGGACCCGCAACACAACCCCGACTATCCCCGCATCGTCAACGAGCGACATTTCGAGCGACTGGCCGCCCTACTCTCCCACGGTACCCCGCTCTGCGGCGGCACCTGCGACCCGTCCGACCGCTACATAGCCCCCACGCTGCTCACCGACATCGACCCGCAGTCGCCGCTGCTCACCGACGAGATTTTCGGTCCCATACTCCCTGTCATGCCGTTCGACGACATCGACGACTGTGTCGAGTATATCAACCAACGCGAAAAACCGCTGGCCCTCTACTACTTCACCCGCAGCCGCAAACGGGCCCGCTACATGATCCAGCACACCTCATCGGGCGGCGCCTGCATCAACGACACCGTCATGCAAGTAGCCAACGGCCACCTGCCCTTCGGAGGCATCGGCAACAGCGGCATGGGTGCCTATCACGGCCGCACCAGTTTCGAGACATTCAGCCACCAGCGCAGCGTCGTCACCTCGAACCAGCGGCTCTACTCCGACTTCCGCTTCCCGCCCTACGGCAACAAGCTGAAATGGCTCAAACGGATTTTGAAATAA
- a CDS encoding amidophosphoribosyltransferase, with product MGGFFGTIKRESCVTDLFYGVDYNSHLGTKRAGIVTYENGVFKRAIHNIENSYFRSKFEAELPEFSGNSGIGVISDTDAQPIIISCHLGKFAIVTVAKINNVAELEKELLASGNHFSEHSNNIINQSELVSMIISQGKDYIEGIKLVQEKIKGSCSMLLLTEQGIIAARDKYGRTPILMGRGENGYAVSSETCSFPNLGYELCYNIGPGEIVRLTADGYETLAQPGKKMQICSFLWVYYGYPACEYEGKNVEEMRFHTGFEMGKNDDIEADFVSGIPDSGVGMALGYAVGKQIPYRRGIVKYTPTWPRSFTPSNQAMRELVAKMKLIPNKTELNGKRVVFCDDSIVRGTQLRDNVSDLYRYGAREVHMRISCPPLLYPCKFLNFTASKSEMELITRRTIAELEGDPDKNIEAYARTGSPQYHCMVNCICKKLKITSLKFNPLETLVESIGLPKESICTHCFDGSSYE from the coding sequence ATGGGAGGATTCTTTGGCACCATAAAGAGAGAGTCGTGCGTGACCGACCTCTTTTACGGTGTAGATTACAATTCGCACCTGGGCACGAAACGCGCCGGTATCGTGACCTATGAAAACGGCGTCTTCAAACGGGCCATACACAACATCGAGAACTCATACTTCCGCTCGAAATTCGAGGCCGAACTGCCCGAGTTCTCCGGCAATTCGGGTATCGGCGTCATCAGCGACACCGACGCCCAACCCATCATCATCAGTTGCCATCTGGGCAAGTTTGCCATCGTCACCGTAGCCAAAATCAACAACGTGGCCGAACTCGAAAAAGAGTTGCTGGCCAGCGGCAACCATTTCAGCGAACACAGCAACAACATCATCAACCAATCGGAACTGGTCTCGATGATCATCAGCCAGGGCAAAGACTACATCGAAGGAATCAAACTGGTACAGGAGAAGATAAAGGGCTCCTGCTCCATGCTGCTCCTGACCGAGCAGGGCATCATCGCCGCCCGCGACAAGTATGGCCGTACCCCCATTCTGATGGGACGGGGCGAAAACGGATATGCCGTGTCGTCGGAGACTTGCAGCTTCCCCAACCTGGGCTATGAACTCTGCTACAACATAGGTCCCGGCGAAATCGTGCGCCTCACCGCCGACGGCTACGAAACGCTGGCCCAACCCGGCAAAAAGATGCAGATATGCTCGTTCCTGTGGGTCTACTACGGCTACCCTGCCTGCGAATACGAGGGGAAGAACGTCGAAGAGATGCGCTTCCACACCGGTTTCGAGATGGGCAAAAACGATGACATCGAGGCCGATTTCGTGTCGGGTATCCCCGACTCGGGCGTAGGCATGGCTCTGGGCTATGCCGTGGGCAAACAGATTCCCTACCGCCGTGGTATCGTCAAATACACCCCCACCTGGCCCCGCAGCTTCACCCCGTCGAACCAGGCCATGCGCGAACTGGTAGCCAAGATGAAACTGATTCCCAACAAAACAGAGCTCAACGGCAAGCGGGTGGTATTCTGCGACGACTCCATCGTGCGGGGCACCCAGTTACGCGACAACGTGTCGGACCTCTACCGCTACGGAGCCAGGGAGGTGCACATGCGCATCAGCTGCCCGCCCCTGCTCTACCCCTGCAAGTTCCTCAACTTCACCGCCTCGAAAAGCGAGATGGAGCTCATCACCCGACGCACCATCGCCGAACTCGAAGGCGACCCCGACAAGAACATCGAGGCCTATGCCCGCACCGGATCGCCCCAATACCACTGCATGGTCAACTGCATCTGCAAGAAGCTGAAAATTACATCACTCAAATTCAACCCGTTGGAGACGCTTGTCGAGTCAATAGGTCTACCCAAGGAGAGCATCTGCACCCATTGCTTCGACGGCAGCAGCTACGAATAA
- a CDS encoding acyl-CoA dehydrogenase family protein produces the protein MANFFLDNSDLKHHLHHPLMEKLVALRERNYSDAEKYDYAPFNFEDAMDSYEKVLEIAGEISGEIVAANAEDVDHEGPHVVDGHVVYAQGTQKNLDALVKAGLMGISMPRRYNGLNFSLVPYIMAADMVSRADAGFVNIWGLQDCAETIYEFASEEQKQKYLPRVCAGETMAMDLTEPDAGSDLQAVMLKATYSEADGCWYLNGVKRFITNGDGHIALVLARSEEGTKDGRGLSMFIYDRNSGGVTVRRIENKMGIKGSPTCELVFKNAKAELCGSRKLGLIKYVMALMNGARLGIAAQSVGVSEAAYREAIAYARDRKQFGKAIIEFPAVYEMISLMKAKLDASRSLLYETTRFVDLYKTYEDIAKERSLEPEERAEMKAYQKLADAFTPLAKGMSSEFCNQNAYDCVQVHGGSGFMKDYACERIYRDARITSIYEGTTQLQVVAAIRHVTTGTFLHQIEAYEAATIAPELEPLRDRLKAMKEAYVKAVESVTETKDNEYIDFQARRMVEMAGHIIMGHLLLADTTRNESFRHSAEVYINFGEAEVAKHAAFIAHFKPEMMADYRK, from the coding sequence ATGGCTAATTTCTTTTTAGACAACAGTGATCTGAAACATCACTTGCACCACCCGCTCATGGAGAAGCTGGTGGCCTTACGGGAACGGAACTACTCCGATGCCGAAAAATATGACTATGCGCCCTTCAACTTCGAGGACGCCATGGACAGTTACGAAAAGGTGCTCGAAATCGCCGGTGAAATCAGTGGCGAAATCGTTGCCGCCAACGCCGAAGACGTAGACCACGAGGGTCCCCACGTAGTCGACGGCCACGTGGTATATGCCCAAGGCACGCAGAAGAACCTCGACGCCCTGGTAAAAGCCGGGCTGATGGGTATCTCGATGCCCCGCCGCTACAACGGACTCAACTTCTCGCTCGTGCCCTACATCATGGCAGCCGATATGGTAAGCCGCGCCGATGCCGGATTCGTCAACATCTGGGGTCTGCAAGACTGCGCTGAGACCATCTACGAATTTGCCAGCGAAGAGCAAAAACAGAAATACCTGCCCCGCGTATGCGCCGGAGAGACGATGGCCATGGACCTGACCGAGCCCGATGCCGGTTCGGACCTGCAAGCCGTGATGCTCAAAGCCACATACAGCGAAGCCGACGGTTGCTGGTATCTGAACGGTGTGAAACGTTTCATCACCAACGGCGACGGCCACATTGCCCTCGTGTTGGCCCGTTCGGAAGAGGGGACCAAAGACGGCCGCGGATTGTCGATGTTCATCTACGACCGCAACAGCGGTGGCGTAACGGTCCGCCGCATCGAGAACAAGATGGGTATCAAAGGCTCACCCACCTGCGAACTCGTATTCAAGAACGCCAAAGCCGAGCTTTGCGGCAGCCGCAAGCTGGGTCTTATCAAATATGTAATGGCCCTGATGAACGGTGCCCGTCTGGGTATCGCCGCTCAATCGGTGGGTGTGTCGGAGGCCGCTTATCGCGAGGCCATCGCCTACGCCCGCGACCGCAAGCAGTTCGGCAAAGCCATCATCGAGTTCCCCGCCGTGTACGAGATGATTTCGCTGATGAAAGCCAAACTCGACGCTTCGCGCTCGCTCCTCTACGAGACGACCCGCTTCGTCGACCTGTACAAGACCTACGAGGACATCGCCAAAGAGCGTTCGCTCGAACCCGAAGAGCGTGCCGAGATGAAGGCCTACCAGAAACTGGCCGACGCCTTCACGCCCCTGGCCAAAGGCATGTCGAGCGAATTCTGTAACCAGAACGCCTACGACTGCGTACAGGTACACGGTGGCTCGGGCTTCATGAAAGACTATGCCTGCGAGCGCATCTACCGCGATGCCCGCATCACCTCGATCTACGAAGGCACCACCCAGTTACAGGTCGTAGCCGCTATCCGCCACGTCACCACCGGCACCTTCCTCCACCAGATCGAAGCCTACGAGGCTGCCACCATCGCTCCCGAACTGGAACCGCTGCGCGACCGCCTCAAAGCCATGAAAGAGGCCTATGTAAAAGCTGTCGAATCGGTTACCGAAACCAAAGACAACGAATACATCGACTTCCAGGCTCGCCGCATGGTCGAGATGGCCGGTCACATCATCATGGGTCACCTGCTGCTCGCCGACACCACGCGCAACGAATCGTTCCGTCACTCGGCCGAGGTTTACATCAACTTCGGTGAGGCCGAGGTAGCCAAACACGCTGCCTTCATCGCCCACTTCAAACCCGAAATGATGGCCGACTACCGCAAGTAA
- a CDS encoding leucine-rich repeat protein, whose amino-acid sequence MKLHLRHCFLFFVVLCAAQVSAKNYDFQKDGVYYLIYGDSVAVSSDAPLSYWGDIVIPPSVEYGGKTYIVGSIDDGAFHLCSMMTSIELPETITRIGDDAFGGCMGLTSITIPTLVRSIGESAFYNCSGLTSVELPEQIEHIGPYLFQYCYALTSVIIRGNVTDIGTFAFQDCISLSSITLPNSLQYIDNYAFQGCSKLQSIVIPQQVTRIGSFAFQGCSSLTSITLPEALQHIELSTFSECTKLESVTIPNSVISIDRLAFSGCSSLTSITIPGLVSSINVEAFKECTGLKEIEVVEDNLYYASSDGVLYNKEYSALLFCPIGKTSLTIPESVERIGSRAFSYCTGLTSITIPQFVNRIEESAFLGCNGLQEIYVLPVLPPEIKSNTFNSYNYNRPLYVPSGCVTAYQSAEFWSNFKNIQEKKNRYTIEVYSSDNAKGSVQGGGEYDEGETVTLTAIPESGYRFVQWSDGNTENPRQIVVTEDLTLTAEFTEDSGVDMVEESTMRIYVSDHVLHVENVDGNYQVYTSMGQLVYDGRDTLVPLVNAGIYVVRMSDCSRRVVVK is encoded by the coding sequence ATGAAATTACATTTACGTCACTGTTTTTTATTTTTTGTGGTTTTGTGTGCAGCCCAGGTTAGTGCTAAAAATTATGATTTCCAAAAAGATGGAGTCTATTATTTGATTTATGGAGATTCAGTTGCTGTTTCTAGTGATGCTCCATTGTCTTATTGGGGAGATATTGTTATTCCACCCTCGGTTGAATATGGCGGGAAAACTTATATAGTGGGAAGTATTGATGATGGGGCGTTTCACCTTTGTTCTATGATGACCTCCATAGAACTTCCCGAGACGATAACTCGTATAGGTGATGATGCTTTTGGGGGGTGTATGGGATTGACCTCCATAACCATACCCACATTGGTAAGAAGTATAGGCGAGTCTGCGTTTTACAACTGTTCGGGGTTGACTTCCGTAGAGCTTCCCGAGCAGATAGAACATATAGGGCCCTATCTATTTCAGTATTGTTATGCTCTGACCTCGGTAATCATTCGCGGCAACGTGACCGATATTGGGACGTTTGCTTTTCAAGATTGTATAAGTTTGTCCTCGATTACTCTCCCAAATTCATTGCAATATATTGATAACTATGCCTTTCAAGGTTGTTCCAAGTTACAATCGATTGTAATTCCCCAACAAGTGACCCGTATTGGCTCTTTTGCCTTTCAAGGGTGTAGTAGCTTGACTTCAATTACACTTCCCGAAGCATTGCAGCATATTGAACTCTCTACATTTTCGGAATGTACGAAGCTGGAATCGGTAACCATTCCTAATTCGGTGATTAGTATTGACCGCTTGGCGTTTAGCGGATGTAGTAGTTTGACCTCGATAACCATTCCAGGTTTGGTAAGCAGTATCAATGTCGAGGCTTTTAAAGAATGTACCGGGCTAAAAGAAATTGAGGTTGTAGAGGATAATTTGTATTATGCATCGTCAGACGGAGTCCTTTATAATAAAGAGTATTCGGCTTTGTTGTTTTGCCCAATAGGAAAGACCTCGTTGACTATACCCGAATCGGTAGAGCGCATTGGGTCGAGGGCTTTTTCCTATTGTACAGGTTTGACCTCGATTACAATACCACAGTTTGTAAATCGTATTGAAGAGTCGGCCTTTTTAGGGTGCAATGGATTGCAGGAGATATATGTATTGCCCGTTTTACCGCCCGAAATAAAATCAAATACCTTTAATAGTTATAATTACAATAGACCTCTGTATGTTCCTTCGGGCTGTGTGACAGCATATCAATCTGCTGAATTTTGGAGCAATTTCAAGAATATTCAAGAAAAGAAAAACCGATATACGATTGAAGTCTATTCGTCCGATAATGCCAAGGGTAGTGTACAAGGGGGCGGAGAATATGATGAAGGAGAAACGGTGACTCTCACGGCTATTCCCGAGAGCGGCTATCGATTTGTACAGTGGAGCGACGGAAATACCGAAAATCCACGTCAAATAGTTGTTACCGAAGATTTGACACTGACTGCCGAATTTACGGAAGATAGTGGTGTCGATATGGTGGAAGAGAGCACGATGCGTATATATGTCAGTGATCACGTATTACATGTAGAGAATGTCGATGGTAATTATCAGGTTTACACATCAATGGGCCAGCTTGTTTATGACGGTAGAGATACCCTTGTTCCTCTGGTGAATGCCGGTATTTATGTAGTGCGTATGAGTGATTGTTCTCGACGTGTAGTGGTGAAGTGA
- a CDS encoding ATP-dependent helicase: MQPEKENVEEDFLNDLNEQQRDAVLYTEGPELVIAGAGSGKTRVLTYKIAHLLQMGYPPYRLLALTFTNKAANEMKNRIAEVVGIETASRLWAGTFHSIFSRILRANADRLGYRHDFTIYDASDSLSLIKSIIKEMQLDDKVYKPSTVQSIISNAKNALIEPHVYAKNRELIEMDTRSKRPLICEIYRIYRHRCFVSGAMDFDDLLLNTNILFRDHPDVLQHYRDLFAYILVDEYQDTNFAQHLIVSQLGKEHNRICVVGDDAQSIYSFRGANIHNILGLSKEYPGLKIFKLERNYRSTQNIVNTANSLIAKNKEQIPKQIFSQKEQGNKVKVISAYSDFEEGFIVSNRIAELRLTTHCRYNDFAILYRTNAQSRTLEEALRKRNIPYRIYGGTSFYQRKEIKDAIAYFRLTINPNDEEALKRVINYPTRGIGNTTLTKLIDRAHESGLSIWNVLDDPKGNGVEVNSGTLNKLQGFKELIESFRLAATRQTTAELAETIVRQSGIMRDITAERTPENISRQENIEELLNGVQEFCTLRQESGEENTTLSDFLAEISLATDQDNGDEAEQDKVTLMTVHASKGLEFKQVFIVGVEENLFPSSMSQESEREIEEERRLLYVAITRAEENCTLTYALTRYRNGQTVSSPPSRFLKELDPRYVDMPAQARQEQPLEERPWRNSFAGEWGRKPFRRDDSDDSRTPAPRPFTAPAPAKRLTRIESRPASDNSSAPQTSATTAAGAIVVGSRICHARFGNGTVSAIEGTGDNSKITVEFDNVGRKQLLLKFAKFTLIE, from the coding sequence ATGCAACCAGAGAAAGAAAACGTGGAAGAAGATTTTTTGAACGACCTGAACGAGCAGCAACGCGATGCCGTACTCTATACCGAGGGACCCGAGCTGGTGATTGCCGGTGCCGGGTCGGGAAAGACTCGGGTGCTTACCTACAAGATTGCTCACCTCTTGCAGATGGGGTATCCCCCCTACCGGCTGCTGGCACTGACCTTTACCAACAAGGCGGCCAACGAAATGAAAAACCGTATTGCCGAGGTGGTGGGCATCGAGACGGCTTCGCGATTGTGGGCGGGCACGTTCCACTCGATTTTCTCGCGCATCCTGCGGGCCAATGCCGACCGGTTGGGCTATCGCCACGACTTCACCATATACGATGCCTCCGACTCCCTCTCGCTCATCAAGAGCATCATCAAGGAGATGCAACTCGACGACAAGGTGTACAAGCCTTCGACCGTGCAGTCGATTATCTCGAACGCCAAGAATGCCCTCATCGAGCCGCACGTGTATGCCAAGAACCGGGAGTTGATCGAGATGGATACCCGCTCGAAGCGTCCGCTCATCTGCGAGATTTACCGCATCTACCGCCACCGCTGTTTCGTGTCGGGGGCCATGGACTTTGACGACCTGTTGCTCAACACCAATATCCTGTTCCGCGACCACCCCGACGTGTTGCAGCACTACCGTGACCTCTTTGCCTACATCTTGGTCGACGAGTACCAGGATACCAACTTTGCCCAACACCTCATCGTGAGCCAGTTGGGCAAGGAGCACAACCGCATCTGCGTGGTGGGCGACGATGCCCAGAGCATCTACTCCTTCCGGGGGGCCAATATCCACAACATTCTGGGATTGAGCAAAGAGTACCCGGGGTTGAAAATCTTCAAGCTCGAACGCAACTACCGCTCTACCCAAAACATCGTCAACACGGCCAACAGCTTGATTGCCAAAAACAAGGAGCAGATTCCCAAACAGATATTCTCGCAAAAGGAGCAGGGCAACAAGGTGAAGGTAATCAGTGCCTACTCCGACTTCGAGGAGGGCTTTATCGTCTCGAACCGCATTGCCGAACTGCGCCTCACCACCCACTGCCGCTACAACGACTTTGCCATACTCTACCGCACCAACGCCCAGTCGCGCACGCTGGAAGAGGCACTGCGCAAACGCAACATTCCCTACCGCATCTACGGGGGTACCTCGTTCTACCAGCGCAAGGAGATTAAAGATGCCATCGCCTACTTCCGCCTCACCATCAACCCCAACGACGAGGAGGCGCTCAAACGGGTCATCAACTACCCCACCCGGGGCATCGGCAACACCACCCTCACCAAACTCATCGACCGGGCTCACGAGAGTGGACTCAGCATCTGGAACGTGCTCGACGACCCCAAGGGGAACGGTGTCGAGGTGAACAGCGGCACACTCAACAAGTTGCAGGGATTCAAGGAGCTTATCGAGAGCTTCCGCCTCGCAGCCACCCGTCAGACCACGGCCGAACTGGCCGAGACCATCGTGCGCCAGTCGGGCATCATGCGCGACATTACCGCCGAGCGCACCCCCGAGAATATCAGTCGGCAAGAGAATATCGAGGAACTGCTGAACGGTGTGCAGGAGTTCTGCACACTGCGTCAGGAGTCGGGCGAAGAGAACACCACGCTCTCCGACTTTCTGGCCGAGATTTCGCTGGCGACCGACCAGGACAACGGCGACGAGGCCGAGCAGGACAAGGTGACACTGATGACCGTACACGCCTCGAAGGGTTTGGAATTCAAGCAAGTATTCATCGTGGGTGTGGAGGAGAACCTCTTCCCCTCGTCGATGAGTCAGGAGAGCGAGCGCGAAATCGAGGAGGAGCGGCGGCTGCTCTACGTAGCCATCACCCGCGCCGAGGAGAACTGCACCCTCACCTATGCCCTCACCCGCTACCGCAACGGCCAGACGGTGTCGTCACCTCCCAGCCGGTTCCTCAAAGAGCTCGACCCGAGGTATGTCGACATGCCTGCCCAAGCCCGGCAGGAGCAGCCCCTCGAAGAGAGGCCGTGGCGCAACTCCTTCGCCGGCGAATGGGGTCGCAAGCCCTTCCGCCGCGACGACAGCGACGACAGCCGCACCCCGGCGCCTCGTCCCTTCACCGCCCCGGCTCCGGCCAAGCGGCTCACCCGCATCGAGAGCCGTCCCGCGAGCGACAACTCCTCCGCGCCGCAAACCTCGGCCACAACCGCCGCCGGAGCCATCGTGGTGGGCAGCCGCATCTGCCACGCCCGATTCGGCAACGGCACCGTGTCGGCCATCGAGGGCACGGGCGACAACAGCAAAATAACCGTCGAGTTTGACAACGTGGGCCGGAAACAGCTCCTGCTCAAATTCGCCAAGTTCACCCTGATCGAATAA
- a CDS encoding electron transfer flavoprotein subunit alpha/FixB family protein: protein MNNLIVYCEIEDGIIADVSLELLTKGRSLANQLNCKLEALVIGSNLDGVEKQVFPYGVDTVYTVDDPRLYPYTSIPHTSVLVHLFKEQKPQVCLMGATSIGRDLGPRVSSSLHSGLTADCTALEIGPHEDKKNNKTYENLLYQIRPAFGGNIVATIVNPECRPQMATVREGVMKKEIYDPNYKGEVVKLDPKKYVADTDFVVEVIDRQMEKSKANIKGASIIVAGGYGMGSKENFDMLFDLAATLGAEVGASRAAVDAGFVEHDRQIGQTGVTVRPKLYIACGISGQIQHIAGMQDSSIIISINSDPNAPINSIADYVITGTVEDVVPKLIKYYKKNSK from the coding sequence ATGAACAATCTGATTGTATATTGCGAAATAGAAGACGGCATTATCGCCGACGTGAGCCTCGAACTGCTCACCAAAGGTCGTTCGTTGGCCAATCAACTGAATTGTAAACTCGAAGCGCTCGTCATCGGCAGTAACCTCGACGGCGTGGAGAAACAGGTGTTCCCCTACGGGGTCGACACGGTCTATACCGTCGATGATCCCCGCCTCTATCCCTACACCTCGATTCCCCACACCTCGGTACTGGTACATCTGTTCAAGGAGCAGAAACCCCAAGTGTGCCTGATGGGTGCCACCAGCATCGGCCGCGACCTGGGTCCGCGCGTATCGTCGTCGCTCCACAGCGGTCTGACGGCCGACTGTACGGCTCTCGAAATCGGCCCGCACGAGGACAAGAAAAACAACAAGACCTACGAAAACCTGTTGTACCAAATCCGTCCCGCCTTCGGTGGTAACATCGTGGCTACGATTGTAAACCCCGAGTGCCGCCCGCAAATGGCTACCGTGCGCGAGGGTGTGATGAAGAAAGAGATCTACGACCCCAACTACAAAGGCGAAGTTGTTAAACTCGACCCGAAAAAATATGTGGCCGATACCGACTTCGTAGTCGAGGTTATCGACCGCCAGATGGAGAAATCGAAAGCCAACATCAAGGGCGCCTCGATTATCGTAGCCGGTGGTTACGGCATGGGCTCGAAGGAGAACTTCGACATGCTGTTCGACCTGGCCGCTACGCTGGGTGCCGAGGTAGGTGCTTCGCGTGCCGCCGTCGATGCCGGTTTTGTAGAGCACGATCGTCAAATCGGACAAACGGGTGTAACGGTACGTCCCAAACTCTATATCGCTTGCGGTATCTCGGGACAGATCCAGCACATCGCCGGTATGCAGGACAGCTCGATCATCATCTCGATCAACAGCGATCCCAACGCGCCTATCAACTCGATAGCCGACTATGTGATCACCGGTACGGTAGAAGATGTAGTTCCCAAACTCATTAAATACTACAAGAAGAACTCCAAATAA